In Streptomyces sp. NBC_01551, one DNA window encodes the following:
- the glnA gene encoding type I glutamate--ammonia ligase, which yields MFQNADEVKQYIEENDVKFVDVRFCDLPGVMQHFTIPARAFDPAEELAFDGSSIRGFQAIHESDMALRADITTARLDPFRKDKTLNVNFFIHDPITGEAYSRDPRNIAKKAEAYLASTGIADTAYFGPEAEFYVFDSVRFATSANEGFYHIDSEAGAWNTGSEENNRGYKVRYKGGYFPVAPVDHFADLRAEISLELDAQGLQVERQHHEVGTGGQAEINYKFNTLLAAADDLMLFKYIVKNVAWRNGKTATFMPKPIFGDNGSGMHVHQSLWAGGEPLFYDEAGYAGLSDTARYYIGGILKHAPSLLAFTNPTVNSYHRLVPGFEAPVNMVYSQRNRSAAMRIPITGSNPKAKRVEFRAPDPSSNPYLAFAALLLAGLDGVKNKIEPMEPIDKDLYELSPDEHASVPQVPTSLEDVLKALEEDHEYLLAGGVFTPDLIETWIDYKRTHEIAPIALRPHPHEFEMYFDI from the coding sequence ATGTTCCAGAACGCCGACGAAGTGAAGCAGTACATCGAGGAGAACGACGTCAAGTTCGTCGACGTCCGCTTCTGCGACCTGCCTGGTGTGATGCAGCACTTCACCATCCCGGCTCGGGCATTCGACCCGGCGGAGGAGCTCGCCTTCGACGGCTCCTCGATCCGCGGCTTCCAGGCGATCCACGAGTCCGACATGGCGCTGCGTGCCGACATCACCACCGCGCGCCTGGACCCGTTCCGCAAGGACAAGACGCTCAACGTCAACTTCTTCATCCACGACCCGATCACGGGCGAGGCCTACAGCCGCGACCCGCGCAACATCGCGAAGAAGGCCGAGGCGTACCTCGCCTCCACCGGCATCGCCGACACCGCGTACTTCGGCCCCGAGGCCGAGTTCTACGTGTTCGACAGCGTGCGCTTCGCGACCTCCGCGAACGAGGGCTTCTACCACATCGACTCCGAGGCCGGCGCCTGGAACACCGGTTCCGAGGAGAACAACCGCGGCTACAAGGTCCGCTACAAGGGTGGTTACTTCCCCGTAGCCCCGGTCGACCACTTCGCCGACCTGCGCGCCGAGATCTCCCTCGAACTGGACGCCCAGGGCCTCCAGGTCGAGCGCCAGCACCACGAGGTCGGCACCGGCGGCCAGGCCGAGATCAACTACAAGTTCAACACGCTGCTGGCCGCGGCCGACGACCTGATGCTCTTCAAGTACATCGTGAAGAACGTCGCCTGGCGCAACGGCAAGACCGCGACCTTCATGCCGAAGCCGATCTTCGGTGACAACGGCTCGGGCATGCACGTCCACCAGTCCCTGTGGGCCGGCGGCGAGCCGCTGTTCTACGACGAGGCCGGCTACGCGGGCCTGTCTGACACCGCCCGCTACTACATCGGCGGCATCCTCAAGCACGCCCCGTCGCTGCTCGCCTTCACCAACCCGACGGTGAACTCGTACCACCGCCTGGTCCCGGGCTTCGAGGCGCCGGTCAACATGGTGTACTCGCAGCGCAACCGCTCCGCCGCCATGCGCATCCCGATCACGGGCTCGAACCCGAAGGCGAAGCGCGTCGAGTTCCGCGCCCCGGACCCGTCCTCGAACCCGTACCTGGCGTTCGCGGCCCTCCTGCTGGCCGGCCTCGACGGCGTCAAGAACAAGATCGAGCCGATGGAGCCGATCGACAAGGACCTCTACGAGCTCTCGCCCGACGAGCACGCGAGCGTCCCGCAGGTCCCGACCAGCCTGGAGGACGTCCTCAAGGCCCTGGAGGAGGACCACGAGTACCTCCTGGCCGGCGGTGTCTTCACCCCGGACCTGATCGAGACCTGGATCGACTACAAGCGCACGCACGAGATCGCCCCGATCGCCCTGCGCCCGCACCCGCACGAGTTCGAGATGTACTTCGACATCTAA
- the sucB gene encoding 2-oxoglutarate dehydrogenase, E2 component, dihydrolipoamide succinyltransferase, producing the protein MSVSVTLPALGESVTEGTVTRWLKAEGERVEADEPLLEVSTDKVDTEIPSPVSGILASIKVAEDETVEVGAELAVIDDGSGAPAEAAAPAAAEAPAAEAPAAEAPAAPAPVAEAPAAAAAPAASGTDVVLPALGESVTEGTVTRWLKQVGESVEADEPLLEVSTDKVDTEIPAPVSGTLLEILVNEDEAAEVGARLAVIGVAGAAPAAAPAAPAAAPAPVAAPAAPAPVAAPAPVAAAPAPVAAAPAPVAAAPAPVAAPAPVAPAAPVAPAAPVSAGDEGAYVTPLVRKLASESGVNLSEVSGTGVGGRIRKQDVLAAAEAAKAAAAAPAPAAAAPAAKAPAAAVSELRGQTVKMTRMRKVIGDNMMKALHSQAQLSSVVEVDITKIMKLREKAKASFLAREGVKLSPMPFFVKAAAQALKAHAVVNARINEDEGTITYFDSENIGIAVDSEKGLMTPVIKGAGDLNLAGISKATADLAAKVRGNKITPDELSGATFTISNTGSRGALFDTVIVPPNQVAILGIGATVKRPVVIETAEGTNIGIRDMTYLTLSYDHRLVDGADAARYLTAVKAILEAGEFEVELGL; encoded by the coding sequence ATGTCGGTTTCCGTAACCCTTCCGGCGCTCGGTGAGAGCGTCACCGAGGGCACTGTCACCCGCTGGCTGAAGGCCGAGGGCGAGCGCGTCGAGGCCGACGAGCCGCTGCTCGAGGTCTCGACCGACAAGGTCGACACCGAGATCCCGTCCCCCGTGTCGGGCATCCTGGCCTCCATCAAGGTCGCCGAGGACGAGACCGTCGAGGTCGGCGCCGAGCTGGCCGTCATCGACGACGGCTCGGGCGCGCCGGCCGAGGCCGCGGCTCCGGCCGCCGCCGAGGCTCCGGCCGCCGAGGCCCCGGCCGCCGAGGCCCCCGCGGCCCCGGCCCCGGTCGCCGAGGCTCCCGCCGCCGCTGCCGCCCCCGCCGCCTCCGGCACGGACGTCGTTCTCCCCGCCCTGGGCGAGAGCGTCACCGAGGGCACCGTCACCCGCTGGCTGAAGCAGGTCGGCGAGAGCGTCGAGGCCGACGAGCCGCTGCTCGAGGTCTCCACGGACAAGGTCGACACCGAGATCCCGGCGCCGGTCTCCGGCACGCTGCTGGAGATCCTGGTCAACGAGGACGAGGCGGCCGAGGTCGGCGCCCGTCTGGCCGTCATCGGTGTCGCCGGTGCCGCCCCCGCGGCCGCCCCGGCCGCCCCGGCCGCCGCCCCGGCTCCCGTGGCCGCTCCGGCTGCCCCGGCTCCGGTCGCCGCCCCGGCCCCGGTCGCTGCCGCCCCGGCCCCGGTCGCTGCCGCCCCGGCCCCGGTCGCTGCCGCTCCGGCCCCCGTGGCCGCTCCGGCCCCGGTCGCCCCCGCGGCTCCCGTCGCCCCCGCCGCCCCGGTCTCGGCCGGTGACGAGGGCGCGTACGTGACCCCGCTGGTGCGCAAGCTCGCCTCGGAGTCCGGCGTCAACCTGTCCGAGGTCTCGGGCACCGGCGTCGGTGGCCGTATCCGCAAGCAGGACGTCCTGGCCGCCGCCGAGGCCGCCAAGGCCGCCGCTGCCGCCCCGGCTCCGGCTGCCGCCGCCCCGGCCGCGAAGGCCCCGGCCGCCGCGGTCTCGGAGCTGCGCGGTCAGACCGTCAAGATGACCCGCATGCGCAAGGTCATCGGCGACAACATGATGAAGGCCCTGCACTCGCAGGCTCAGCTCAGCTCCGTGGTCGAGGTGGACATCACCAAGATCATGAAGCTGCGCGAGAAGGCCAAGGCCTCCTTCCTGGCCCGCGAGGGCGTCAAGCTCTCGCCGATGCCGTTCTTCGTCAAGGCCGCTGCCCAGGCGCTGAAGGCCCACGCGGTCGTCAACGCCCGGATCAACGAGGACGAGGGCACCATCACCTACTTCGACTCGGAGAACATCGGCATCGCCGTGGACTCCGAGAAGGGCCTGATGACCCCGGTCATCAAGGGTGCGGGCGACCTCAACCTGGCGGGCATCTCCAAGGCGACCGCCGACCTGGCCGCCAAGGTCCGCGGCAACAAGATCACGCCGGACGAGCTGTCGGGCGCGACCTTCACCATCAGCAACACCGGCTCGCGCGGTGCGCTGTTCGACACGGTCATCGTGCCCCCGAACCAGGTCGCCATCCTGGGCATCGGTGCCACGGTGAAGCGCCCGGTGGTCATCGAGACCGCCGAGGGCACGAACATCGGCATCCGCGACATGACGTACCTGACCCTGTCCTACGACCACCGCCTGGTGGACGGCGCGGACGCGGCCCGGTACCTCACGGCCGTCAAGGCGATCCTCGAGGCCGGCGAGTTCGAGGTCGAGCTCGGCCTGTAA
- a CDS encoding RDD family protein, with protein MDNRQAIGSWLSGPRATAEEMGADFGYPGQRLGLPQQGPGSVARFGRRLGGVAIDWIGCQLIAYGLITGGNLEAAGNWTLALFVALSILTVTTVGSTPGKRIVGLRVVAQDGGRLGFFRVVVRTLLLALVVPALIWDRDGRGLHDRLARAVQVRI; from the coding sequence GTGGACAACAGGCAAGCAATCGGATCCTGGCTCTCCGGCCCCCGCGCGACCGCGGAGGAGATGGGCGCCGACTTCGGATACCCGGGCCAGCGGCTGGGTCTGCCCCAGCAGGGCCCCGGCTCGGTGGCCCGCTTCGGGCGCCGCCTGGGCGGGGTGGCGATCGACTGGATCGGCTGCCAGCTCATCGCGTACGGGCTGATCACAGGCGGAAACCTGGAAGCGGCCGGCAACTGGACGCTGGCGCTCTTCGTGGCCCTCAGCATCCTGACGGTCACCACCGTGGGCTCCACGCCCGGCAAGCGCATCGTGGGCCTGCGGGTGGTCGCGCAGGACGGCGGCCGCCTCGGGTTCTTCCGCGTGGTGGTCCGCACCCTGCTGCTGGCCCTGGTCGTCCCGGCGCTGATCTGGGACCGCGACGGCCGCGGCCTGCACGACCGGCTGGCCCGCGCCGTACAGGTGCGGATCTAG
- the aceE gene encoding pyruvate dehydrogenase (acetyl-transferring), homodimeric type, whose protein sequence is MSDPVGKLPSELDQLPDRDTEETAEWAASLDAVAKAAGTRRAEYLLRRTLQHAEAAGLALPKLLETDYVNTIPTSAEPEFPGDEEMEAKITAWNRWNAAAMVTRGSKYGVGGHIATFASAAWLYETGFQHFFRGKEADGSGDQLYIQGHASPGIYARAFLDGRISEQQLDNFRQESGGNGLPSYPHPRRLPWLWEFPTVSMGLGPLSAIYQARFNRYLQNRSIKDTANSHVWAFLGDGEMDEPESTAALALASREQLDNLTFVINCNLQRLDGPVRANFRVVQELEAQFRGAGWNVIKSLWGSAWDELFQLDTTGALVRRLREVPDAQFQTYATRDVAYIRQHFFGANAELVRLAGVLSDAKIAECFHSSRGGHEPRKVYAAYKAALEHKGAPTVILAQTVKGYTLGAGFESKNANHQMKKLTTDEFKDMRDLLGLPIPDSAFVDGKVPYGHPGANSPEVQYLNERRAALGGPAPARKVHHVALPAPAERSFAPLLKGSGKQEMATTMAFVRLVKDLMRDKETGKRWVPIVPDEARTFGMESLFPSAGIYSPLGQTYEPVDRDQLMYYKEAKDGQILNEGITEAGAMADFIAACTSYATHGEPMIPFYIFYSMFGWQRTADQMWQLADQLGKGFIVGATAGRTTLTGEGLQHADGHSHLIASTNPASLNYDPAFAYEIAVIVKDGLRRMYGEKPEDVFYYLTVYNEPKPQPAMPEGVEEGILKGLYRFNTAADLAEAAPAADAPKIQLMASGTAIHWILEAQKLLAAEWNVAADVWSATSWGELRRDALECDEALLRGELRTPYVTRALEGVTSPVLAVSDWMRQVPDQISQWVEQDYTSLGTDGFGLSDTREGARRHFGVDAQSIVVAALAQLARRGEVPASSVKEARERYGL, encoded by the coding sequence ATGTCCGACCCCGTAGGAAAGCTTCCGAGCGAGCTCGACCAGCTCCCGGACCGCGACACGGAGGAGACCGCCGAATGGGCGGCCTCCCTCGATGCCGTCGCCAAGGCCGCCGGTACGCGCCGCGCCGAATACCTGCTCCGCCGCACGCTCCAGCACGCCGAGGCCGCCGGCCTCGCGCTGCCGAAGCTGCTGGAGACGGACTACGTCAACACCATCCCCACCTCCGCCGAGCCCGAGTTCCCGGGCGACGAGGAGATGGAAGCCAAGATCACCGCCTGGAACCGCTGGAACGCGGCCGCCATGGTGACCCGCGGCTCCAAGTACGGCGTCGGCGGCCACATCGCCACCTTCGCGTCGGCGGCCTGGCTCTACGAGACCGGCTTCCAGCACTTCTTCCGCGGGAAGGAGGCCGACGGATCGGGCGACCAGCTCTACATCCAGGGCCACGCCTCCCCCGGCATCTACGCCCGCGCCTTCCTCGACGGGCGCATCTCCGAGCAGCAGCTCGACAACTTCCGCCAGGAGTCCGGCGGCAACGGCCTGCCGTCCTACCCGCACCCGCGGCGCCTGCCGTGGCTGTGGGAGTTCCCGACGGTGTCCATGGGCCTCGGCCCGCTGTCCGCGATCTACCAGGCGCGCTTCAACCGCTACCTGCAGAACCGCAGCATCAAGGACACCGCCAACTCGCACGTCTGGGCCTTCCTGGGCGACGGCGAGATGGACGAGCCCGAGTCGACCGCCGCCCTGGCCCTCGCCTCCCGCGAGCAGCTCGACAACCTGACCTTCGTCATCAACTGCAACCTGCAGCGCCTCGACGGTCCGGTTCGCGCCAACTTCCGCGTGGTCCAGGAGCTGGAGGCCCAGTTCCGCGGCGCCGGCTGGAACGTCATCAAGTCGCTGTGGGGCTCCGCCTGGGACGAGCTGTTCCAGCTCGACACCACGGGCGCCCTGGTGCGCCGCCTGCGCGAGGTACCGGACGCTCAGTTCCAGACGTACGCGACCCGCGACGTGGCCTACATCCGCCAGCACTTCTTCGGCGCCAACGCCGAGCTCGTGCGGCTGGCCGGCGTGCTCTCCGACGCGAAGATCGCCGAGTGCTTCCACAGCTCCCGCGGCGGCCACGAGCCCCGCAAGGTCTACGCCGCGTACAAGGCCGCCCTGGAGCACAAGGGCGCGCCGACGGTCATCCTCGCGCAGACCGTCAAGGGCTACACGCTGGGCGCCGGGTTCGAGTCGAAGAACGCGAACCACCAGATGAAGAAGCTGACGACCGACGAGTTCAAGGACATGCGCGACCTCCTTGGCCTCCCGATCCCGGACAGCGCCTTCGTCGACGGCAAGGTCCCGTACGGCCACCCGGGCGCGAACAGCCCCGAGGTGCAGTACCTGAACGAGCGCCGCGCGGCCCTCGGCGGCCCGGCCCCGGCCCGCAAGGTCCACCACGTGGCCCTGCCCGCCCCGGCCGAGCGCTCCTTCGCCCCGCTGCTCAAGGGCTCCGGCAAGCAGGAGATGGCCACGACCATGGCCTTCGTCCGGCTCGTCAAGGACCTGATGCGGGACAAGGAGACCGGCAAGCGCTGGGTGCCGATCGTCCCCGACGAGGCCCGGACCTTCGGTATGGAGTCCCTCTTCCCGTCGGCCGGCATCTACTCGCCGCTGGGCCAGACGTACGAGCCGGTCGACCGCGACCAGCTCATGTACTACAAGGAAGCCAAGGACGGCCAGATCCTCAACGAGGGGATCACCGAGGCCGGCGCCATGGCCGACTTCATCGCCGCCTGCACGTCGTACGCGACGCACGGCGAGCCGATGATCCCGTTCTACATCTTCTACTCGATGTTCGGCTGGCAGCGCACCGCCGACCAGATGTGGCAGCTCGCCGACCAGCTCGGCAAGGGCTTCATCGTCGGCGCCACCGCCGGCCGCACCACGCTGACCGGTGAGGGCCTGCAGCACGCGGACGGCCACTCGCACCTGATCGCGTCCACGAACCCGGCGTCGCTCAACTACGACCCGGCCTTCGCGTACGAGATCGCGGTGATCGTCAAGGACGGCCTGCGCCGGATGTACGGCGAGAAGCCCGAGGACGTCTTCTACTACCTGACGGTCTACAACGAGCCGAAGCCGCAGCCCGCGATGCCCGAGGGCGTCGAGGAGGGCATCCTCAAGGGTCTCTACCGCTTCAACACGGCGGCGGACCTGGCGGAGGCGGCCCCGGCCGCCGACGCCCCGAAGATCCAGCTGATGGCCTCCGGCACGGCGATCCACTGGATCCTGGAGGCGCAGAAGCTCCTCGCCGCCGAATGGAACGTGGCCGCCGACGTCTGGTCCGCCACCTCCTGGGGCGAGCTGCGGCGCGACGCGCTGGAGTGCGACGAGGCGCTGCTGCGCGGCGAGCTGCGCACCCCGTACGTCACCCGCGCGCTGGAGGGCGTCACGAGCCCGGTGCTGGCCGTCTCCGACTGGATGCGTCAGGTCCCGGACCAGATCAGCCAGTGGGTCGAGCAGGACTACACCTCGCTGGGCACGGACGGCTTCGGTCTGTCCGACACCCGTGAGGGCGCCCGCCGCCACTTCGGTGTCGACGCCCAGTCGATCGTCGTGGCCGCGCTGGCCCAGCTCGCCCGCCGCGGCGAGGTCCCCGCGTCCTCCGTCAAGGAGGCCCGGGAGCGCTACGGCCTGTAA
- a CDS encoding DUF4191 domain-containing protein, which translates to MARKSNAETAANPGRLKQIALTYKMTRKADPKVALIVAGVGIVTFGVFLAIGFLIDHPVYLGILGFLVAFLAMAVVFGRRAERAAFGQMEGQPGAAAAVLDNVGRGWTTTPAVAMNRNQDIVHRAVGKAGVVLIAEGNPNRVKTLLAAEKKKLARIMPDVPVHDFIVGTGEGEVPLKKVRTTLLKLPRVLSGPQITQVNDKLRAMGDLMSNMPLPKGPMPKGMRMPRGGKMR; encoded by the coding sequence ATGGCGAGGAAGTCAAACGCAGAGACTGCTGCGAACCCCGGGCGACTGAAGCAGATCGCCCTCACGTACAAGATGACGCGCAAGGCCGACCCGAAGGTCGCTCTGATCGTCGCGGGCGTGGGAATCGTCACCTTCGGTGTCTTTCTTGCGATCGGCTTCCTGATCGACCACCCGGTCTACCTGGGCATCCTGGGCTTCCTGGTGGCTTTCCTCGCGATGGCGGTCGTCTTCGGGCGACGGGCCGAGCGGGCTGCCTTCGGGCAGATGGAGGGACAGCCGGGCGCCGCCGCGGCGGTACTGGACAACGTGGGCCGGGGCTGGACGACCACCCCCGCCGTCGCGATGAACCGGAACCAGGACATCGTCCACCGCGCCGTCGGCAAGGCGGGCGTGGTGCTGATCGCGGAGGGCAACCCCAACCGGGTGAAGACCCTGCTCGCGGCCGAGAAGAAGAAGCTGGCCCGGATCATGCCGGACGTCCCGGTGCACGACTTCATCGTCGGCACGGGCGAGGGCGAGGTTCCGCTCAAGAAGGTCCGCACGACGCTGCTCAAGCTGCCGCGCGTGCTGTCCGGCCCGCAGATCACCCAGGTCAACGACAAGCTGCGCGCCATGGGTGACCTCATGAGCAACATGCCGCTGCCGAAGGGCCCGATGCCCAAGGGCATGCGGATGCCGCGCGGCGGGAAGATGCGCTGA
- a CDS encoding GntR family transcriptional regulator — translation MTPPVVHSLREQIREHIVEGIVSGRWKPGERIVERRIAVELEVSQTPVREALRELETLRLIESAPNKGVRVRNLSAADLEEIYPVRAGLEQIAAELAAPRLAADCSALEPHVAALWEADRTEDGTAQVRHTVGFHRELVRAAGNSVLLHTWESLGIEVFTALSIRWLGTVQKSYAEEHAALVEAFRSQDPEIGLLVKRHVLGCAPRA, via the coding sequence ATCACCCCACCCGTCGTGCACTCGCTGCGCGAGCAGATCCGCGAGCACATCGTGGAGGGGATCGTCAGCGGGCGCTGGAAGCCCGGCGAGCGCATCGTCGAGCGGCGGATCGCCGTGGAGCTGGAGGTCAGCCAGACGCCGGTGCGCGAGGCGCTGCGGGAGCTGGAGACGCTCCGGCTGATCGAGTCGGCGCCGAACAAGGGCGTGCGCGTACGGAACCTGTCGGCGGCCGACCTGGAGGAGATCTACCCCGTCCGGGCGGGTCTGGAGCAGATCGCCGCCGAGCTGGCCGCGCCGCGCCTGGCGGCGGACTGTTCGGCGCTGGAGCCGCACGTCGCGGCGCTGTGGGAGGCGGACCGGACCGAGGACGGCACCGCGCAGGTGCGGCACACGGTCGGGTTCCACCGGGAGCTGGTGCGCGCGGCCGGGAACAGCGTGCTGCTGCACACGTGGGAGAGCCTGGGCATCGAGGTCTTCACGGCCCTGTCCATCCGCTGGCTCGGGACCGTGCAGAAGTCGTACGCGGAGGAGCACGCGGCCCTCGTCGAGGCGTTCCGCAGCCAGGATCCGGAGATCGGGCTGCTCGTGAAGCGGCACGTCCTGGGGTGCGCTCCCCGCGCCTGA
- a CDS encoding MazG-like family protein, which produces MDDPWKTIGALVARFDAHDRERGVAHEESVTLQILKIGEEFGEAAQAVIGAKGTNPRKGNSHTWGDVEAEVADVIVTAMVALARMRPDAPAFFAEHLEEKSRRFL; this is translated from the coding sequence ATGGATGATCCGTGGAAGACCATCGGGGCGCTCGTGGCGCGGTTCGACGCGCACGACCGGGAGCGGGGGGTCGCGCACGAGGAGAGCGTCACGCTGCAGATCCTGAAGATCGGCGAGGAGTTCGGCGAGGCCGCGCAGGCCGTGATCGGGGCCAAGGGCACCAATCCCCGGAAGGGGAACTCGCACACCTGGGGCGACGTGGAGGCGGAGGTCGCCGACGTCATCGTCACGGCCATGGTGGCCCTGGCCCGGATGCGGCCCGACGCCCCCGCCTTCTTCGCCGAGCACCTGGAGGAGAAGTCCCGGCGGTTCCTGTGA
- a CDS encoding TetR/AcrR family transcriptional regulator: protein MRSPRPYSPQAGPGAPSLTERRKAATQLDIARAACELFAEHGPDGTTAEDIAQRAGVALRTFYRYFRNKQEAVAPLLAGGGDAWRALLAEEDPGTPLAEALERAVTRSLSDLQAIEEGLEVTRGLLRAAASDEALRAVWYRVNQDSEERLVPVIARLAGEDADPMDIRLLAAAATDAIRIALELWSTTDAPVSGPGSPPELAVRCLHALTGSMPLLKPSA, encoded by the coding sequence GTGAGATCCCCTCGTCCGTACTCCCCCCAGGCCGGCCCCGGAGCCCCGTCGCTGACCGAGCGCCGCAAGGCCGCCACCCAGCTCGACATCGCCCGCGCAGCCTGCGAACTCTTCGCCGAACACGGCCCCGACGGCACGACCGCCGAGGACATCGCCCAGCGCGCGGGCGTGGCACTGCGCACGTTCTACCGCTACTTCCGCAACAAACAGGAGGCCGTCGCCCCGCTGCTCGCGGGCGGCGGCGACGCGTGGCGCGCCCTGCTCGCCGAGGAGGACCCCGGCACCCCGCTCGCCGAGGCGCTGGAACGCGCGGTCACCCGCTCCCTCAGCGACCTCCAGGCGATCGAGGAGGGCTTGGAGGTGACCCGCGGCCTGCTGCGCGCGGCAGCCTCCGACGAGGCGCTGCGCGCCGTCTGGTACCGGGTGAACCAGGACTCCGAGGAGCGCCTGGTCCCGGTGATCGCCCGGCTGGCGGGCGAGGACGCCGACCCGATGGACATCCGGCTGCTCGCGGCGGCGGCCACGGACGCGATCCGCATCGCCCTGGAACTCTGGTCGACCACGGACGCCCCGGTCTCGGGCCCGGGTTCCCCGCCCGAACTGGCGGTCCGGTGCCTCCACGCCCTGACGGGCTCGATGCCACTGCTGAAGCCGTCCGCCTGA
- a CDS encoding SDR family NAD(P)-dependent oxidoreductase gives MNRYEGRRVLITGGGSGIGRATVHRILSEGGRVHAVDISEAGLKGTADKALADGHAGRLTTAVLDISDEAAVRGAVAAAVQTLGGLDVLVNAAGILRSAHTHQTTLDLWNQVISVNLTGTFLVIRESLPALLEGDQPVVVNFSSTSASFAHPYMSAYAASKGGIQSMTHALAAEYSKQGLRFVAVAPGSIESGMTTGNGPGLPEDTDWSLFAKLAPALGQGFAGPETVAGVVAMLGSEDGAFITGTEIRIDGGTHC, from the coding sequence ATGAACCGTTACGAAGGACGACGCGTCCTCATCACCGGCGGCGGCTCCGGCATCGGCCGGGCCACCGTCCACCGCATCCTCTCCGAGGGCGGCCGCGTCCACGCCGTGGACATCAGCGAGGCCGGCCTGAAGGGGACCGCCGACAAGGCGCTCGCCGACGGTCACGCCGGCCGCCTGACCACCGCCGTGCTCGACATATCCGACGAGGCGGCCGTGCGGGGCGCAGTCGCCGCCGCCGTCCAGACGCTCGGCGGGCTGGACGTGCTGGTCAACGCGGCGGGCATCCTGCGCTCCGCGCACACCCACCAGACCACCCTCGACCTCTGGAACCAGGTCATCTCGGTCAACCTGACCGGCACCTTCCTGGTCATCCGCGAGTCGCTCCCGGCGCTGCTGGAGGGCGACCAGCCGGTCGTCGTGAACTTCAGCTCCACCTCGGCGAGCTTCGCCCACCCCTACATGTCCGCCTACGCGGCCAGCAAGGGCGGCATCCAGTCCATGACCCACGCGCTCGCCGCCGAGTACAGCAAGCAGGGCCTGCGCTTCGTCGCCGTCGCGCCCGGCTCCATCGAGTCAGGCATGACCACCGGCAACGGCCCCGGCCTGCCCGAGGACACCGACTGGAGCCTGTTCGCCAAGCTCGCCCCCGCCCTCGGCCAGGGCTTCGCCGGCCCGGAGACGGTCGCCGGCGTCGTCGCGATGCTGGGCTCCGAGGACGGCGCCTTCATCACCGGTACGGAGATCCGCATCGACGGCGGCACGCACTGCTAG
- a CDS encoding DUF4240 domain-containing protein — MDETEFWEIVDRTREAAEGDPEEHAELLVERLAQLDPDSVLDFARHFESRYNRAYTWDLWGAAWVLLDGASDDAFDYFRCWLIGQGREVFEGGVHDPDQLAELLGEFDEEIDGDGEELGYAADEAYEQLTGAVAPDLGVALQPAEPEGAPLDFENEAVLAERFPRLWDRFRG; from the coding sequence ATGGACGAGACGGAGTTCTGGGAGATCGTCGACCGTACCCGCGAGGCCGCCGAGGGCGACCCCGAGGAGCATGCCGAGCTGCTCGTGGAGCGGCTGGCGCAGCTCGATCCCGACTCCGTACTGGACTTCGCCCGGCACTTCGAGTCCCGGTACAACCGGGCGTACACCTGGGACCTGTGGGGTGCGGCGTGGGTGCTGCTCGACGGGGCGAGCGACGACGCGTTCGACTACTTCCGGTGCTGGCTGATCGGCCAGGGGCGGGAGGTCTTCGAGGGCGGGGTGCACGACCCGGACCAGCTGGCCGAGCTCCTGGGCGAGTTCGACGAGGAGATCGACGGGGACGGCGAGGAGCTGGGGTACGCGGCGGACGAGGCGTACGAGCAGCTGACGGGGGCCGTGGCGCCGGATCTGGGGGTCGCGCTCCAGCCGGCGGAGCCGGAGGGCGCCCCGCTGGACTTCGAGAACGAAGCCGTGCTCGCGGAGCGCTTCCCCCGGCTGTGGGACCGCTTCAGAGGCTGA